One Paralichthys olivaceus isolate ysfri-2021 chromosome 21, ASM2471397v2, whole genome shotgun sequence genomic window carries:
- the star2 gene encoding steroidogenic acute regulatory protein, mitochondrial, with amino-acid sequence MLPAVVKLCCGISYPHLRSTAGLQRTAMAVIGQEIAHLQRWGQMQPRMRTHAGLNYNESKREDAPAKDDQLFYVQQGRGAMRKALCMLEDKDGWKVEIRESNGDVICSKVMPGARKVFRLEAVLEAGVDELYDLLFTRVEEMHQWNPSIQHIKVLKHVGPETIVTHEVSAETAGNLIGQRDFLSVRHSCKQKSCVYLGGAAIQLEAIPPQAGFVRAEDGPTCIVIQPLDGDTRKSHFTWLLNMDVKGWLPKSIVNQALPRAQLDFTRHLRRRLTASATLG; translated from the exons ATGCTGCCTGCTGTCGTGAAGCTCTGCTGTGGAATCTCCTACCCACACCTGAGGAGTACAGCAG GACTTCAACGCACAGCGATGGCAGTGATAGGCCAGGAGATCGCACACCTGCAGCGGTGGGGACAAATGCAACCACGCATGAGAACACATGCTGGTTTAAATTATAATG AGTCCAAGAGAGAAGATGCGCCAGCAAAAGACGATCAGCTGTTCTATGTGCAACAAGGCCGAGGAGCAATGAGGAAGGCTCTCTGTATGTTGGAGGACAAAGACGGGTGGAAAGTGGAGATCAGAGAG AGCAACGGGGATGTGATCTGCAGCAAAGTAATGCCAGGGGCCAGGAAGGTCTTCAGGCTGGAGGCAGTGCTGGAGGCTGGTGTGGACGAACTCTATGACCTCCTGTTCACCAGAGTGGAGGAGATGCACCAGTGGAACCCGAGCATACAGCATATCAAA GTTCTGAAGCACGTTGGGCCCGAAACGATCGTCACTCATGAGGTTTCGGCCGAGACGGCAGGAAATCTAATTGGCCAAAGGGATTTCCTGAGTGTCAGACATAGCTGCAAACAAAAGTCCTGTGTTTATCTTGGAGGAGCAGCGATTCAGCTGGAGGCGATCCCACCTCAGGCGGGCTTTGTGAG agCTGAGGATGGACCGACCTGCATCGTCATTCAGCCTCTGGACGGGGACACGAGAAAGAGTCACTTCACGTGGCTTCTTAATATGGACGTGAAG GGCTGGCTGCCAAAGTCCATTGTCAATCAGGCTTTGCCTCGCGCACAGCTGGATTTCACCAGACACCTCCGCAGACGACTCACAGCGAGTGCCACCCTGGGCTGA